In the Ursus arctos isolate Adak ecotype North America unplaced genomic scaffold, UrsArc2.0 scaffold_30, whole genome shotgun sequence genome, CGCTTGGTGGGTCCCAGAGTGGACCAACCCACACTCCTGGAGCAGGACCTCCCACCATGCAGACTCTTAAAGGTCACTTGGAATCTGTCTCTTAAATCCTGTCCTGAGTAGCAAGTCCCCTCCCACAAACAGATGGACAGAATCTGTAgctaaaacaaaaggaaaagcaaatgcggAAATGCCCCAGGCCTGCAAGCCGAGCAGCAGCGGAGCCGCACTCCCAGGGCACATCCCATCCCTCGAGCACGGGCGGATCTGGCAGAAAACGGCCCGGACGCGGCAGGAACCGCCCTGCGAGACCTTAGGAAAGCGGGAGCGTTTCTCCGAGCCCGGCTCTTTAGGGAGTGAGAACTCGGCTGTACTGGTCACTCTCCAAGAGCTGCTGACCTGACACTTCATTGTGTcctatttcatcattttaaacaaagcaaaacagccaagacacacacacacacagtctttgGGGGGTCACAGATGAAATGGTGGCTTCATCGTATTTTCCATCGGTCCTTTCTGCTCCGAGCTGGGAAGTCGTCGTGTCAACAGTGGGTCGGCTGCGCCCTTCCTCCTCAGAAGCCCGAGGCCAAGCCGCCACCAGCGTCTGTCATCCTGCTGCTGAGAAACGCGGTCAGGGTCTAGTTCCGGAGGCATCTGAGTTCACACGTTTGAACTTCCATTGACCACAACACTTCAACCAACAGtcaaacagaagaggagaagCTCAACTTAGGATTTGCACATGGATCAAAACCTTCACCTAAGATTCTAGTAAGGAAACCAGGATCTCAGCAGCTATGTTTTCAGGGACACTTAAAGAATTCCATGTGACAAGCGACACAGAAAAGCAATCTGCAGACACACGCAGGACCTGTGCCCCTGGGCGGGCAGGTTTCTGCGGCCTGCAGAAACATAAGGTTGAAAATGATACAATGAAGAGACTTGGTTTTCGGTAATTTCGAAATTTTCTTCACAGCAAGGTAATTAGAGCTCTGTTACCGTcatgttttcccttcttttgtaaatcagaaaatacaaatacatttcaTGTGCAACTCCTCACATAATGTTGAGTCCAAATGGTCAAAGgtagaacttttaattttataagcCCCAAATTATGAAACACCAACAGTTAGCATACGTAcaagaaaaacaatgacaaacACAAGATATGAgaacttttttttgtttcccGGCCACAAATAATAACGGAGAGTTATATATGCATGAcaagtagtaataataaaagaataattagcATTAAGTTCAAAACTTCTGGGAAAGCTATTTTGGATTAGAGAATGTATTATTTACCTCAGAATGTGCAAGCTTGAAAGTCAAATTGCCAAAGTTatcaccccccacacacaccaagaGATTTATATACAGGCTGGAATCCAGAAATCAAGGTTCAAAGTATAAATACTGATAATTTCGACGACACTCAGAATGGTATCAGAACGACGGTACAATTTAGAATAAGAACAGGAAGACTGCCCTATTTTGCTTCATGATATAGGTAGGTACCCTATTTTTTCTCTTCAGGGTCCTTTTCTTTTGAGGAACAAGCGAAAATTTAGTGATTTTGATTAAAAGAAGTTTCTAGATGGGATCACCAAACAGAAGAGCAAGTCAGACCGGAGCTCATAGATACGTATAGCATGTGTCTACGTGTGTATGTCTGCACACGTATACCTTCTTCCATTTGCAGCGGAAGGAGGGAAGCACACCCCACCGAGACCTCCAGGTTGGCCACCCCCGTCTGGTGCTAGCAGATGACTCGAGTGATCCACCAACTATAACAGAGTCACTGACCTCTTCCCCATTCAGTGTTTCCTGGGGAAAATTTTCTGCCATTCCAAATGCTGAGACTTGGCCCATCTCATTTGCTGGGAGAGCAAGAGCCTACTCCAGCTTTTCGCAAGagccaaaatctggaaaaaaGGAAGAGTCAGAACCAAGAGTGCAGATAAGGGTCTTTGAAACGATTGTTCAGAATTACTTAGATTCTGTGTTGTTTATTACAGTCCAAAGACATGAAGTTCTTATGAAATAAAGTCATATGGTACAGATAAAAACGGGCCAGTCAGAGTTGTTTGCGGGCCAAACTGCAGACCACCCAACAGTTCACATTTTAGGAATTTGAAACGTCTAAAAATAGATAAGGTGGtttctcaaagaaaaagagagagagaaacagagggaaagaaggaaagaaaagggaaggaagtgggAAGGAAGGCAACAAGAAACCATTCCGGAAGTGTTAGCTAACAAGATACCTTCCTTCGAAAGAAGGGGCAAACACATAAAAATGCATCCGATTTGCGCCGGCTACGCAGGAGTAAGACAAGTGGATACACAGGCCTCGCAGTACTTCTGTATTGGCATTTACATAATGTCTCCGGCACTTGTAAAAAATATGCAGAGACTAATAATTAAGGATCATTCtagataaaaatacaattatttcgTAAAGGGGCACGGGGCGGCGGGGAGGAAAGTCTGGTCTCAGGGGAGCTCCCCACAGACACACCGAGATGAAGCTATGTTTTTGGTAATTCTAGTGGATATGGCAGCAAAAATTGTTGTAAGGTTGTCGGCTGGTTTTGAGCAGGTTATTTTCAAATACCACCTTACAGCTACATTTGCAAAAGCATCTTTGTGAAAAGTTCGTTTCGTTAACCCTGTAAAATGTCTATACGGACATCTCTTtctaagataaaagaaaaggagCTGAGCTGTGAAGGGTAAGGGATGTGGGCTTTAATAGAAACGCGAACCCCTTCTGGGCTCCTCTCACACAAAGGGATACAgactcttaaataaaataatacttcctTAAAAATCTGCCACCTCACAATTGTTTACATCAtagaaaaatagcatttttttgtaaaaagaaatataGTTACTTTGTTAAAATGGTCTATTTTAAACCagcaattatttttcatataaagaaTTTCGAAACATCCATAGGGaacataaaaatagataatacTGAGGGCAAAGCAGAAGATGGCATGTTTGCGAATGATCCAAGTATTTCATCGCAGATAAATAATACTCTGAGTACAGTATGGTACAAGTTTTAATCTTTTAGGAACTTAAAAAGATATTGCTTTTATTCTCTGATGGCAAGTTACTTATATAGACAGTTACTTGCAGCAGCAGAAAGCCAAATTGATTAGAAACGGGTCGTATATACCCATCCCACTTCCCCTAAACTCAAAGTGCTGGAACGCCGGGCAGCTGGCCCAAGTCCCAAACTCCTTACCGCGAGCACGGCCCACAGGCCGTGGAGAGGCCGAGGGGGATTTACGACATTCACAGTCCTTTCAAAATCATTCCCGTTCGCATTTTCACATAGAACCGGATTAACACCAAACTATTTACCAGGCTTGGCTAAATCCACCATTGTGCAGAGTTTATGTGACTCCTTTCTAAACGGAGGTATTAACTCTTCATATTATGAAAACAGATGGTTTCAACGGACTACTGCTTTATTTCCACAAAGTGATTCTGTAGGGACGAGGAGTTTCTTGGTGGCAGTGGGAGAGGCTGTGACCGCGTCCAACAAGCCAGCAGGCTCCAGCCCACACGCGGGCGAGCCAGGCAGACAGGCCAGACGGGACGACACCCGGTGAGTAAAGTCGAGCAATCTCGCGCTCCATGGGCCTCTCCTCACACTCTCTCCACTCTGCTAGGGTCATAGGAATCTGGGGGAAAgcggagaaggaaaaaaaaaaaaagcaaaacaattagTGGTATATTCAATTaatgtgttttctgtttaatCCTCAGACCATAAACAAGTACGTCGAGGGAACAAAAAATCCACAAGTGTAAAGTGAATGcttggacatttaaacaatactGATTTCAATGAGGAGTAAGAAACTATCACCAAAAGACGGTTTTAAAAGGACACGTATGATCATCACCTAATCACAGATGGAAACATGTGAGTTGCTTAGTTTATGATAGTCCTTTCCTGTTGTCCACAGCAGAACAGGGGACATCAGTAACTTTAAACGCAACACTGGGAAAGCAGCAGTGCTATGTCTGGCTGATActaaggatatttttctttttctttctttcttttttcttttttttttttttgtaaattaaaactCTAACGaaatcttgctttaaaaaaatccatctttgtggggcacctgggtggctcagtcaattgagcgtctgccttcagctcaggtcatgatcctggagttcagggatcgagacccacgtcgggctccctgctcagcggcgagtctgcttctccctctgcctctgcccctctccccactcgtgttctttctctcttactctctctctctcaaataaataagtaaaatcttttctaaaaaatgcaACTTTGTGATCAAATGCTATCCCTGGAAGGCTTGAGGACCCTGAAATCCTGACCACTTGACCAGCAACGAGAGGCCTCCTGTCCCTGACTGCCACCAGCCAGCAGACAGGCCCCAGGACGCACATGGATTGGCAGCACCCTCTTCTAGGCCTTCCCATGCAGCCGGGTGTACGAGCCTGGGCCACCAGGCTGACACATTCCTCAGCCCACACTGGAAAATCCCAACCTGGGCCCAAGTGAGCAGGGTTTCCAAAACGGGGCATCACACACAAGATCAATGGTCCGAGGCTGCCATCAAGGCTGCAGTTGGGTGCTGCTGAATCTGACCCCGTCGGGACTCACAGATCTCTGGGACCCGGGTCAGCCCCGAGCTCACCTGTGTGCCTCCTACAGTCAGAATTTCCTGCCACCGCAGCTCAAAGGTGTCCTAACTGTTTAAGAGAAAACACTTGCGGGATCTAGGAGGATTGGTGGAATCTGACAGTTATAAACACTATGGCGAAACAATCTGCTCAAAGCTGTCTGGACCACTGTACATGACGAGGGCCATACAGATCCCAGTTTCTCTAGCAGCCGAACGTTCGACCCCGTCCACACCGTCTCAACTCAGCCACGACTGGCTTACGATCCATACGACAACCGTGACAATGAGGACCGTGCTTGCTGCGCGGAGTCGGACGTGAGAAACCAGACAGGACATGGTGCCTGCATGTAGGAAAAGCAGCCTGCCCCGCCTCCAACATGACTTGCTGCGCCAAGTGCCCACGTGGCTAAAAGCAAGCGGGGCTCATGCGGGTCCGCTGCCTTCTGGCCTTTTACCCTTGGCCACACCCGGTGTGACCACACAGGCTCCCAACAGCTGAGACTGCATTTTTGTGCTCAGTCAGCCTCACTTGGTGCGGATTCCCAGGGGGACCTCCTCTGAGCAAAACCACCTTTTTCTCCACTGGAAATGGGGTGGGCGGCACCCCAGAGCCTGCCCGTTGAAGCTAACGGCCCAGAGCCAGGGAGCCGCGGAAAGAGCTCTGGAGGACAACCGGCTCCTTCTGCGGATCGTGGAGGGTGTAGGtccaataaaaatacaatatgagCCACATAAcgttattttacagttttctagAAGCTGTGTGAAAGCAAATAAAAGggaacagatgaaattaattttaataatatacctTATTTTGCCAAATATATCCAATCATCATTTCAACaggtaatcaatataaaaattgagAAGCTTCAAAGAAATTTAGGCTAAGTCTTTGAACCCTGGTGTGGAGTTTACACGTGCAGCACCTCTCAGTTTGGAGGAGCCCCACTTCAAATGCGCAAGGACCCACATGTAACCAGGACCTACCATCCCGGGCAAGCACAGGTGTAGAGGACAGAGAGGTTCCACCGAGTCGTGAGAACCCCGGTTCCGGTGGGCAGTATTTCAGCTGGAGACCACTCACTAAGGCCTACCCTTGGGGTATTTGTGCATTAACACGCTCGAGCGCTATTAACCTTGCAGCTGTGCCGACATCCAGCCCCCCGCGAGCAGCACTGCTTGGCACCTCCCACCCTCCCGGAtgcgccccctcccaccccctccccggaCCTGAAGCAGCCTCTCCGTGTTCGCCTCCTGCACCCACATGGATAGAGTCTGCCGCGGCGGCTGATGGAACCGGCAGGCTCTGAACACCACCAGTGCCTGGGCTTACCTTCCAAACTGGAACACGGTCCATCCAGCAGAGACGGAATTCCGTCACCCGAGTTAGCTTTGAGGTGCTGCCTTCTTGGCTAGAGGCCCAAAAGACCACTAAAAAGATGTCAGCTGAAAGGACCACCTCTAAGTTGCAATAAAGGTACTTTACGATACAATGGGTACTACAACCCCGCACGGGTCACTAAGTTCTAGaagggtgtgtgcatgtgtgtatgctgGGCAGGGGGATGTCACAGACATCTGTGGCATAAACTTATTTAACAATTCCAGAACAAGGGAGCGCCTCGGGGGGCTCAGggggttaggcgtctgccttcggctcaggtcatgatcccagggtcctgggatggagccccgcatcgggctccctgctcagcagggaatctgcttctccctctgcccctcccccccagctcattttctctctcacacacacacatgctttctctctcaaataagtaaattaaatcttaaaaaaaaaataaaattccggAACAAAATCTGAATCTAAGTGGGCCGTGAATTCGGGAGCGGTGAACTGGCTGCTGCACACCGGGAACGGGCACGGTGGGGTGGGGACGGAGAGCATGATTCTCATGCGTAAGATGATAAAATACatcaagaggaaaacaaaatccaaGAGTTTATCAGCAAAAAAAGCAAGAGGGCTTTAGTCTAACTTGTGAAGCAACAATGAGGGGAAAAGGCAACTTATCTCAGTGTTTGCCCATCTCGATATGTGAGCCACATTCCCCTCGGAATGATTGTGAACAGGCCTGGTGACCGTCccaggaggggccgagggaggtTCACCGGAGCCCCGGCACGGGTACGAAATCGTCGCTGATGGCGTCCTGCTATGCAGTGACGTAAGAGGGCCAGAGCGAGCCGTGCAGCGTTCTGCCTTTAGATCTTGGGTCATTTTATTACGCACTAATAAATGCATCgggtggagaggagaaaaagcaTTCTACTGATCGTCAATaactatcattaaaaaaaaaaggcatcaagaGCTGTTTCTAATGGCTGGCTAACATTAAAATTGGCATTATCCACATGTTTTCAGACACCTGTCCAACCCCATTCACATGCCAAATGATCAGCTAAGAAGTGAGGGAGTGCTTTACTGAACTAGAAGTTGTGTGTTATAAAATCCTCCCTGAACTAGGCGGGCTGTGGACTGAGACACAGAAGTCTTGACAAACCGGTGTTTTATTAGAAAAGGATTCGTCTCATTTAAAAATCCTTACAGTTCTCAGGGCGAGACAGGACTGAGGAAGAAACTCCTTTTAACTCACACTTAAAAGCAAGTGGGCATATtttgggtgggaggaggagggaccagGAGAGGAATTAGGCTGAAGCCTAATAAATCCCAACAGCTCAAAAAATGGGCCATGTGACACTTTTTTCCACCATTTATGGCAAGAGTTGCACAcccttgtgttctctttcttggCAAAGACCGAATCTGTCAAGTCAGATGATCCAAGAGGGCCCTGACAAACGGGTTATTTCAATAATGTATTTTGTATAAGGAGTTGAACAACACTGGCTAACACTCCTAAGACTCATACTGCATTTGTGGGAAAATCTGAAAAGTGCCAAAGGGATGTTTGGTGGAACAAAAATTCTGGCCTTTTCTAGCTGAAACAAGTAATCGTGTCCATTGACTTTTAAACCCTTGGATTTCAAAGTAGGAaatgggggcgggggtgctggCTCATGAGGGAGGGGGCCCTGGGCCCCGGGTCAGTGAGGTCACACACACGGGGCGCAGTTTCCCCTTACTGTAAAAAGGTCTGAATGAATGATTCCAGGTCCCTTCCTGTCTGTGGTTTGTGATGCGGGCCTTTTGACAtgcccctcccttcttctttctgGTCAGTTCTAGGGTACGCCATTGCTAGTTCCCCAGCCCCTGAAAAAATGCTGGAAAAAGAGACGGCTGTTTGCGAGGAGCTGAGAGGGTGCAGCTGTGTTTGGGGGAGATCCCCCGCCGCTGCCACTGGGGACCTGCCTCGTGCTTTGACCTGCAGCAGGACTGAAGGTGTTAAGAAGGGAGAGGCCCAAAGGCCCAAACCCTCTGTCCTGGGCGTTAGCACTCAGACCTTAGGGGGCCTTTGGGGACAGAGCTGGTGGGTGAACCTTTTTAGGGGTAGGGTGTTGAGGAAGTGCAAACTGCTCCTTTTACCTACTAAACCTTTTCCAAGTTTCATAAAAGGTGTGGTagcaaaagcagagaaaatggggGACAAAGGACTCTGGAAGGTTCGGTGTAAGACACAGCATCATGGGCTGGCTAGTTTCTATCATTATCTGGTAGGTCTGTCTGATTAGGTTAATAAAGAAGGCGGGTGGTCTGGGTGAACGCCTGTTTTAGGAGAGAGCGCAGAGCACCCACGTGACGGCCTCCTACAAGGTTCACCAAGGTTCGCACCGAAGCTGGAATACTTCACCTGTTTTccgttttttggtgttttttttttaaagattttatatatttatttggcacagagagagagagacagccagcgagagagggaacacaagcagggggagtgggagaggaagaagcaggctcccagcagagcagggagcccgatgccggggctcgatcccaggaacccaggatcatgacccgagctgaatgcagacgctcaacgactgagccacccaggcgcccgtttcCCGGTTTTCCTATTCAAGGTAAGGGGCCCAAAATGTGTTTATAGAGATAACTGTATATAGTTGTTTCCATAGGCAATTTCCATAAAGATACAATCCTTCGCAATACACCACAGGATCTTGACTTTTAAGCAAAGCTTCTGGATAATTCTTTGTAAAAGGAAGAATCTTTTGGTACACTAATTCACAATCTCAACTTTACCAACGCAGGATTTTCCTCATCCACCGGCCTGGTGTTTTCTATACTCGGAGGACGCCCGCCTGCTCACCCGACTCCTCACCTGGGCACCAGAAGTCCTGCCGGAtggtcttcttctccctctgcgccaACGGGGGCCCATCTTCTTCCAGCGAGGGGGCGCccccagagacagagagggggtgCCCGGCCTTCCGCGCCATGTCCCCGGCATTCAGAGACACGGGGCCTCCAGGTGGCTCCCCGGGGCCCCTCTCAGCCTTCAGTCCCTCAGCCTCCTCCATGGAGTCAGCACTCCGGGAGCTCAGCAGCCGCATCCGAGACACGGAACTCACCTCTTTCATCCTCATCAAGCGGTCAGGGTCTGCTCGCCTCGGGGGCGAGGCCAGTTTCTCTTGTAAACTTTCAATCACTTTGGAAGTGCTTCTGAGCCTCTTTTCTGAGCCTGACACATTTGGGGTCCTTTCTATAAAATGGAACAGAGTGGACCTGAAGGGTGGTTTTGTCCCCATGTCCTTGGGATTGAAGGACTGGGACTCCTGGGGGGTGGGCTGAGGCTCGGGGCTGGGGTCCTTGCTGGGGACAGTTCTGTCCACGCTTGAGTGTTCAGCAGCTGGGGGGGCCCGACGGGCACTGTCCCTCTCCCCTACAAAAAGAGGGCTTTCGGTCCAGCCGCACTTTCTCCTGCCATAAAAGGCGTCCATGGACGCCGGGGGGTCATCCGGCTGGGCTGAGCTGGACTCAGACCCCTCCCCGGGGGCCTCCGGACCACGAGCACTTCCATCAGGCTCGGGGTGCTGGTTCTGCCCCATTCTCCTGGCGCCCGGCAGCAGGGACTCCACGGCCACCTCAATGCCCAGGATCCTCGCAGCCCTCGCTTGAAGGGACTCATTCGGGGGGATTTCTATTGCACTCGCTTCCCCTAAAGACCCATCCAACTTATGGGCACTCTGCTCCTGTGCGGGCAGCAGCCCCACAGACCTCAAGTCTGGGGCCGAGAGTCCTCGGGGTTTGCcggcaagagagagagggagcagcgggctcctctcccctccagccccagccgtCCGAGGGGTTGGGGTGCTCAGCTCCCTGGAAAGGGAAGCATCGGGCAGGTCCTGACTTCCCTGGGGCGGCCTCAGCTCAGCTGCATGGGACGAGGGCACCGGGTTTGCGTCACTTGACCTAGAAGACGTCACTCTGTGCACAGGACCTGGGCTGACGGCTAGCTTGTTCATTCTCTGCTCGACGTCCTGGTGTCCCTCCTGCGTGACCAGACTTCCGTGTGCCCACGGCGAGGCTTCAGCGCCGCCGCCCACCGTCGTCGTGGGACCCGGGGGGGACTGAGGCAGGGCGCGGGGCCGGCTGGGCTTCTGCTCCTCGCTCCAGCTCTCAGACTTACTCTTCACTCTTCCCGGCCGGGCCCCGGGCTCCTCCAGCGCCAGCCTCTTTCGGGGATCCTCAGCTCTCCAGGCCCCGCTGTCTTCACCCCAGCCCCAGTTCTTGCCCATGGCATCGGCATAGCCTTCGCACGGCCACTCTGTGTCACTGTCCTCACTGCGACTGTCGCTGCCACTCTGACcgcattcctcctcctcctgcagctcCTTGTTGAAACTTTCTAGCTGGCTGATCAAGTCCCAGGGGCGACGGCTAACGGGCTTCAGGAGAAACTGCCCGAACAGCTGCCTGCTGTTGCAGGGGCCAGTGGTCTCCCCCTTCACCACCTCGCCCCGGGACCCAGGGCTGGAGCCACGGCCTCGGCCATCCACGCAGGCCTGACCGGGCCCTGCTTTCGGAGCGGGTGCCTGGTGTATGCAGGACGTAGTCCTTGAGAAGGCGCTGTTGTTGGAGGGGCTGAGAGACATTTGACCTTTGAGGGGAGGGGCCTTTGGCCTCTGGTTCTGGTCACTGGAAGCTAACACCACAGGCACGTGAGGTTCGGAGGCCACGGGGTCTGAAAATCTGGAAGTCAGTACGGCTTTTGGGGACCCTCCCGCCTTCTCggcagggaggggctgtgggCTTTTGGCGTCCTCCATGAAAGTGGTTTGTGTTTGCTGATCTCTGTACTGGTGCCCTGGCCACGAGCCAGAATACTTGAGCTCTCTGTGTTTCGTAGGGTGAATGAATCTGAggtcatttgtttgtttgccttcttCTGGTTCCCCCAGATCTTGTTTCTGGAACTCTGTTCTCCCAGCCATGCTTCCTGTGAGAGCCTGCAGCTCCAGGTCGGTGGAAGACATGCTCAGCAGACTTTGTTCTTGCAAAACTGTGCTCTTATCAAGCCCATTCTTTTTACCCGGGCTCTGTTTTAAGTCATTGTTGTTCGTATCTGTATCTGGCAGATGTGATTCGGATTTAACTGGGATGGAAACCAAACAAAATATCGTCTCGTTCagttttttctttgaacttttctTGGTCTGAATCCCAGTTTCAAACTTCTTGAGCTTGGTTCGAGTTTCGCAGGTACTCTCGCCCTGCGGGCTCGGGGAGGAGGCTGGGCCGTCTGCGTGTCCGTGCCGGCCACCCCCCGCAGCAGGCCACTGTCCTCTCACGGCACCGCGCTCTCTTTGGTTGGAAAAGCCGCCGTTCTCTGCATCCCTGGGGAGGTGGCCCCACAGCCACTGGACACCGGCATCGGCGGTGGCGGAGCCCCTCACACTGCCTGGCGGGGTCATCACACTCTGCGGGCTGAAGACGGCGCCATCGTGTTGACCGTGTCCAGCAGCAGGTGCCCCGGCGGGGCCGGGGCTGGAGCTGTAGGACTTCCCATCAACCTTTGTTTCCTGACAGAAACCCTGGGGGTGGGCTAGTTTGAAATGTCGGATCCGGGGGTCGTCAAAGGGAATATACAGAACGGAGCTGTCGTAAGCGGTGGTGGGCCGGGGCTGTTGGGGGACCCCGCGAGGAGAGCGTGGGCTTGCACCAGACTCATTCCCGGCTCCCAGGGGGCCGGCAGGAAGCTGACAGCCGGCGCCGGCCAGCTCCATCGCAGGCTGCTGCTGACGGGGACCGCCACACACAGGCCTGGGTGCTGCCTCCTCCGCGTACGGGTTGGTGATGGGCTGGGGCGGTGACCGGTACGATGGCGGAGGCACGTACACCGGAGGCTCTAAGCCGGAGTCGGACGCACACAGCTCCAGCCTGGGCTCGTGAGCTCTGCTCAAGTAGGAGACGTACAGGTCCGCCTGCCGACTGTCCGGAGAATCACTGTTCTCCACTCCCACCCTGGAGTGCTGGGGAGAGTCGTAAGACGGGGGCTTCAGGGGCCGCCCAAACTTAGGCCGGGGTAAAGGGACCGAAGAGCCGCTCTTCTCGGGGTTCCTTGTGGGTTCCAAATTTGGTGCACAATTTGGGGGATGAAATGGCATTTTAGGAACACCTGGAAAATGTCCATCATTTAATGGAATGGGAATGTCCATGCAACTCAGGCTCTCAGGGGAAAGAACCCTGGGCAAGGACTGGGATTTCCCTTTGCTTTGGGAATTCAACGCCTGCTCTCCTTGCATGAATGGGTACAGATCTTGAAACAACTTCTCCCCGTCACCATCAGACATCTGCCGCCCTAATTTCCTCGGCTGGTTCCAGCTCTCAAGGCTTATATTCTGCCACTTGGCGGGTCCTGCCATTTTCAGCTCTTCTTCCCAAACTGCCTTCTTCATTAcattctctgtccttcctccaaCTTCCCATGGGCCCTCCCTCATGTGGACGGGCAGACTGTGCGCTTGGGCCATTCCCCTGGCCTCCAGATCTTCTCGGTCCCTTGGCCCCAGCAGGCCACTGACCTCCTGTCCTCTTCTTCTCCAGTAGGCGTGGTCGTGAGCAGTCTGGGGCTGAGAGGACCACCTTAGCACGGGCTGATAGAACCTATAAAACAAAGAGGCACGGCAGTTATACCAGGGGAAGAACCACACAGAAGAAACAGGTGCTTCTCTGCTTCTGCGACTGGCGTTCCAAGTCAAACTCAGGTCAGTACTTCTGCAAAGTATCTTCCCAACCCGAGTACTTACAGACTTTCAAGAGACTATGTCCCACTAATTATGGTTGGAAAGCAGTCACAAGTTTTGCCACCAAGGGCCGAGGAGTGGCAGCAACAGGCTGCCCACAAGAACAGCAGGACGTTGGTGGCACTTGAGAGATGTCAAGGCTCTGAGAACATCGATGTGCCTGAGGGAACAAGGGTCAACTCGAGAGCagtatttctcaaagtgtggtcatGGGCCACTGCGAGTCCACGCCCCGCTGTGTCCTgaccactgagctctcctgggaGTCTGTCTGGGAACCCGCTTTTCAGAACCCCACCCTAGGGCCGTGGTTCTTAACTTCAGCGTGGGCGGGAATCATGAGAAATTGTTGCTCAGGCACAGACTGCCGGGGCCCATCCCTGGCTTCGGATTCAGCAGTCTCAGGTGGAACTCCACAAAGTGTGTTTCCAACACGTCGCCAAGCAATGGGgtcccaggcgcccc is a window encoding:
- the JCAD gene encoding junctional cadherin 5-associated protein isoform X2; translated protein: MAQAHSLPVHMREGPWEVGGRTENVMKKAVWEEELKMAGPAKWQNISLESWNQPRKLGRQMSDGDGEKLFQDLYPFMQGEQALNSQSKGKSQSLPRVLSPESLSCMDIPIPLNDGHFPGVPKMPFHPPNCAPNLEPTRNPEKSGSSVPLPRPKFGRPLKPPSYDSPQHSRVGVENSDSPDSRQADLYVSYLSRAHEPRLELCASDSGLEPPVYVPPPSYRSPPQPITNPYAEEAAPRPVCGGPRQQQPAMELAGAGCQLPAGPLGAGNESGASPRSPRGVPQQPRPTTAYDSSVLYIPFDDPRIRHFKLAHPQGFCQETKVDGKSYSSSPGPAGAPAAGHGQHDGAVFSPQSVMTPPGSVRGSATADAGVQWLWGHLPRDAENGGFSNQRERGAVRGQWPAAGGGRHGHADGPASSPSPQGESTCETRTKLKKFETGIQTKKSSKKKLNETIFCLVSIPVKSESHLPDTDTNNNDLKQSPGKKNGLDKSTVLQEQSLLSMSSTDLELQALTGSMAGRTEFQKQDLGEPEEGKQTNDLRFIHPTKHRELKYSGSWPGHQYRDQQTQTTFMEDAKSPQPLPAEKAGGSPKAVLTSRFSDPVASEPHVPVVLASSDQNQRPKAPPLKGQMSLSPSNNSAFSRTTSCIHQAPAPKAGPGQACVDGRGRGSSPGSRGEVVKGETTGPCNSRQLFGQFLLKPVSRRPWDLISQLESFNKELQEEEECGQSGSDSRSEDSDTEWPCEGYADAMGKNWGWGEDSGAWRAEDPRKRLALEEPGARPGRVKSKSESWSEEQKPSRPRALPQSPPGPTTTVGGGAEASPWAHGSLVTQEGHQDVEQRMNKLAVSPGPVHRVTSSRSSDANPVPSSHAAELRPPQGSQDLPDASLSRELSTPTPRTAGAGGERSPLLPLSLAGKPRGLSAPDLRSVGLLPAQEQSAHKLDGSLGEASAIEIPPNESLQARAARILGIEVAVESLLPGARRMGQNQHPEPDGSARGPEAPGEGSESSSAQPDDPPASMDAFYGRRKCGWTESPLFVGERDSARRAPPAAEHSSVDRTVPSKDPSPEPQPTPQESQSFNPKDMGTKPPFRSTLFHFIERTPNVSGSEKRLRSTSKVIESLQEKLASPPRRADPDRLMRMKEVSSVSRMRLLSSRSADSMEEAEGLKAERGPGEPPGGPVSLNAGDMARKAGHPLSVSGGAPSLEEDGPPLAQREKKTIRQDFWCPDSYDPSRVERV